In the genome of Sphingobium yanoikuyae, the window CGGCGGGATCTGGCACTGCGCTTGGTTGCGGAGGGGCGGCCAATCTCGATCCTGCTGCATGGCGAGCCTGGCACGGGAAAGACGGAGTTCGCGCGCCTGCTCGCCGATCGCTGCGGGCGCCGTGCCACCTTCGTTGGCCTTGCCGATGAGGATGGTAAGGAGCCGGACCGACGCGAGCGGCTCGCACATCTGGCGCTGCTGCGCACCCTTTGCGTCGCGAGTGGTGACCGCCTGCTGGTGGTGGACGAGGCCGATGACGTGCTGTCCCTGAACCGGCGTCGGGATGCGTCGAAACAGTGGTTGCACCGCGCCATCGAGGCGCCGGTCGTGCCCACGGTGTGGATTCTCAACGATGCGCGCGAACTGGGCCGGACCCTGCTGCGCCGCATTTCCCTGGCGATCCGCTTCGATCTGCCGCCGCTCAGAGTGCGCGAGCGCATCGTCGCGCGACAGGCCGAACGTCTCGGCCTGCCGCTCTCGCAAGGTCCGTTGCGGCGCTTGGCGGCGGTCCCTGCAAGCCCCGCGCAGCTGACGATCGGCCTCGACGTGGCGAAGTGCGGCGGCGGCATCTCCGACTCGAGCGATGCGATCGCGAGCGTGATCGAAGCCATGGGCGGCAAAGCCCGGCCGGAACGCGTACCAGATGCGCATTACGATCCACGCTGGTCCTGCGCCGACGTAGATTTGACTGGCCTTGCCGGAAGGTTGCGGGCGGCGACCGATCGTAGCTGGAACGTGCTGCTCTCCGGGCCCTCGGGGACCGGCAAGACCGCCTATGCGCGCCATCTTGCCCACGAACTCGGTCTTGATGTTGAGGAATGCCGCAGTGCCGACCTGCTCGGTCCCTACATTGGCGAGACGGAGGGCAAGATCGCCGCCGCTTTTGCTCGCGCCGAAGCGCGAGGCGCGCTGTTGCTGATCGACGAGGCCGACAGTTTCCTGTTTCGACGGGAGGCCGGGCAGCGATCCTGGGAAACTGGTCTCGTCAATGAGATGCTGCGGCAGATGGAAGACCGGCGGTCGCCCTTCATCGCGACGACGAATATGGCCGACCAGCTCGATCCGGCCGCGCAGCGGCGATTCACCTTCCGCATCGGTTTTTCGGCGCTCGATCCAGTCAGAGCACGTGGTTTGTTTCACGACCATTTC includes:
- a CDS encoding AAA family ATPase is translated as MLSFVQERQSILEIPATLLEGAEPQPASLRKLAADIAIRAPRPTDLDKRLAWLVAAIGLDRVELAILSVMARREIFTSWRELLDLLPIRSSNPNVAVLAAATGHPLAEIDRRLAPGASLLRARLLRDDRDGEFDACNLLKRLARSHVRSADEMMAWLAPSAPVSTLSYEDFDHLGSRRDLALRLVAEGRPISILLHGEPGTGKTEFARLLADRCGRRATFVGLADEDGKEPDRRERLAHLALLRTLCVASGDRLLVVDEADDVLSLNRRRDASKQWLHRAIEAPVVPTVWILNDARELGRTLLRRISLAIRFDLPPLRVRERIVARQAERLGLPLSQGPLRRLAAVPASPAQLTIGLDVAKCGGGISDSSDAIASVIEAMGGKARPERVPDAHYDPRWSCADVDLTGLAGRLRAATDRSWNVLLSGPSGTGKTAYARHLAHELGLDVEECRSADLLGPYIGETEGKIAAAFARAEARGALLLIDEADSFLFRREAGQRSWETGLVNEMLRQMEDRRSPFIATTNMADQLDPAAQRRFTFRIGFSALDPVRARGLFHDHFGTEWPARYGCIDGLVPSDFALVARRARLMDENDPIRLVDWLTEEAHARGEGAERRIGFHLPTGSTYPSQRRPLTANARSDA